In Caldicellulosiruptor obsidiansis OB47, a single window of DNA contains:
- the scfA gene encoding six-cysteine ranthipeptide SCIFF, protein MKHIKVVVKNALSKTVVSGGCGECQASCQSACKTSCTVGNQICKNRK, encoded by the coding sequence ATGAAGCATATAAAGGTTGTTGTAAAAAATGCTCTTTCAAAAACAGTTGTTTCTGGCGGCTGTGGTGAGTGCCAGGCATCTTGCCAGTCAGCTTGCAAGACATCTTGCACTGTTGGAAACCAAATTTGCAAAAACAGAAAATAA
- the scfB gene encoding thioether cross-link-forming SCIFF peptide maturase yields the protein MVHTFEKFGLKIVVDVASGSIFTVDSVAYEVIKYYKENGSFDGVEDALEFDKQQIAEAVFEVKSLIEQGVLFSEDNYKDMNLIEKRNPVIKAMCLHVAHDCDLRCRYCFASSGSFKQERKLMSFDVGKKAIDFLLQNSGSRQNLEVDFFGGEPLLNFDVVKKIVEYAREEEKKYNKKISFTLTTNATNLSDDIIEYLNQNIENVVLSHDGRPQVNDFMRIDRNGNGTYSKITNNILRFIQKRNGKTYYVRGTFTAKNLDFSKDVLHLYSLGIKEISVEPVVLDKSSPWAIRESHIERIKEEYDILAEEYINAKLKGEGFSFFHFNIDLTGGPCVSKRLSGCGAGFEYVAVDPVGNIFPCHQFVDKPDFKIGDVFKGLQRFDLVEEFKKNTVYEKDECSKCWARFYCSGGCAAANYNMNGDVKKSYIVGCELERKRVENAIAIKLYLMEKGIES from the coding sequence ATGGTTCATACGTTCGAAAAATTCGGACTCAAAATTGTAGTGGATGTGGCATCAGGTTCAATTTTCACAGTTGATAGTGTTGCTTATGAGGTAATAAAGTATTACAAAGAAAATGGAAGTTTTGATGGAGTAGAAGATGCACTTGAGTTTGATAAACAGCAGATAGCTGAGGCAGTTTTTGAAGTAAAAAGCTTGATTGAACAAGGAGTTCTGTTTTCTGAGGACAACTATAAGGATATGAATTTGATTGAAAAGAGAAATCCGGTTATAAAGGCAATGTGCCTTCACGTTGCCCACGACTGTGACCTGAGATGTAGATACTGTTTTGCATCAAGTGGCAGTTTCAAACAGGAAAGAAAACTTATGAGCTTTGATGTGGGCAAAAAGGCAATAGATTTTCTGCTTCAAAATTCTGGTTCAAGACAGAACTTAGAGGTTGATTTTTTTGGTGGAGAGCCACTTTTGAATTTTGATGTGGTAAAAAAGATTGTTGAGTATGCAAGAGAAGAAGAGAAGAAGTATAACAAGAAAATATCTTTTACCCTGACAACAAATGCAACAAACCTTTCAGACGATATAATTGAATATCTAAACCAGAACATAGAAAATGTTGTACTCAGCCATGACGGAAGACCGCAAGTCAATGACTTTATGAGAATTGACAGAAACGGTAATGGCACCTATAGCAAAATCACAAACAACATTTTGAGGTTTATCCAAAAAAGAAATGGGAAAACTTATTATGTGAGAGGAACATTTACAGCAAAGAACTTGGATTTTTCAAAGGACGTTTTACACTTATACAGCCTTGGGATAAAAGAAATTTCGGTTGAACCTGTTGTACTGGACAAAAGCAGTCCCTGGGCGATACGTGAGAGTCACATCGAAAGGATAAAAGAAGAGTATGATATTTTGGCTGAGGAGTATATAAATGCGAAACTTAAAGGAGAAGGCTTTAGCTTCTTCCATTTCAATATAGACCTTACAGGTGGTCCATGTGTTTCAAAAAGACTTTCAGGGTGTGGTGCTGGGTTTGAGTATGTAGCAGTTGACCCGGTAGGGAATATCTTTCCGTGTCACCAGTTTGTTGACAAACCAGACTTTAAGATTGGTGATGTCTTTAAAGGTCTGCAGAGGTTTGATTTGGTTGAGGAGTTTAAGAAAAATACAGTGTATGAAAAAGATGAATGTTCAAAGTGCTGGGCGAGGTTTTACTGCAGTGGCGGGTGCGCTGCTGCAAACTATAATATGAACGGTGATGTGAAGAAATCTTACATTGTTGGATGCGAACTTGAAAGAAAGAGGGTGGAAAATGCAATAGCTATAAAGCTTTATCTTATGGAAAAGGGGATTGAGAGCTAA
- a CDS encoding gamma carbonic anhydrase family protein — MIISYKGKTPKIAPSAFVAENAVIIGDVEIGENSSVWFGCVIRCEENKIVIGKNTNIQDLTTIHTDHCCSVIIGDNVTVGHNVVLHGCEIGNNVLIGMGTIIMNGSKIGDNSLIGAGSLITQNMVIPPNTLVFGRPAKVIRELTSEEIEKIAISAKEYIELSNEYKKIKDY, encoded by the coding sequence ATGATAATTTCTTATAAAGGCAAAACACCTAAAATTGCGCCTTCTGCTTTTGTTGCAGAAAATGCGGTTATCATAGGCGATGTCGAAATTGGAGAAAATTCAAGTGTATGGTTTGGTTGTGTTATAAGATGTGAAGAAAATAAAATTGTGATTGGCAAAAACACCAATATCCAGGACCTTACAACAATTCACACGGACCACTGCTGTTCTGTTATAATAGGCGACAATGTTACAGTTGGTCACAATGTAGTTCTTCATGGTTGTGAGATAGGCAACAACGTTTTAATTGGAATGGGGACTATCATTATGAACGGCAGCAAAATAGGTGATAATAGTTTAATTGGAGCAGGAAGTCTTATAACTCAAAACATGGTTATCCCGCCAAATACCCTTGTTTTTGGTAGACCTGCTAAAGTGATAAGAGAGCTCACGTCAGAGGAAATTGAAAAGATTGCAATTTCTGCGAAGGAGTATATAGAGCTTAGCAATGAGTATAAAAAGATAAAAGATTATTAA
- the secD gene encoding protein translocase subunit SecD: protein MQNKSLAKFLIGCLVIAFAFYIVFFGLEIGTASIPSVQKVIRYGLDLKGGVYIVYEAAKENPTRREMESALQLIRTRLDMRNFYDATATIQGSKRIRVEIPGVKDPDEAIQYIGRTALIEFKGPSGDLIVSGRNVVDAYAQQTASGYVVALKFDKEGTKKFAEGTKKYLGQNIGIYLDGKLISNPVVRSEIDNGEAVIEGMKDLEEAKTLAQQIKAGALPFALNVIESKAIGPSLGNEAFKSTLKAGIIGILLVFLFMIIFYRLPGLVADIALVAYIVILVAIVGYAKITLTLPGIAGIILSAGMAVDANILIFARLKEELRSGKTLRAAMDAGFRRALNAVIDSNVTTIIAGIVLLFLGTGPIKGFAWTLTIGIVVSFFTAITVTRFLLTSIINTGLFKDIRWYGGKKTREEDV from the coding sequence ATGCAAAATAAAAGCTTAGCAAAGTTTCTGATAGGATGCTTAGTAATAGCCTTTGCATTTTACATAGTGTTTTTTGGGCTGGAAATTGGAACTGCAAGCATCCCGTCAGTCCAAAAAGTTATAAGGTATGGGCTTGATTTGAAAGGCGGCGTTTACATTGTATATGAGGCAGCAAAAGAGAATCCAACAAGAAGAGAAATGGAGTCAGCATTGCAGCTCATCAGAACAAGGCTTGACATGAGAAACTTTTATGATGCAACGGCGACAATTCAGGGCTCAAAGAGAATAAGGGTAGAAATTCCAGGTGTCAAAGACCCTGATGAAGCAATACAGTATATAGGAAGAACAGCTTTGATTGAGTTCAAGGGACCTTCTGGAGATTTGATTGTTTCAGGTAGAAACGTTGTTGATGCATATGCACAGCAGACAGCATCAGGATACGTTGTTGCACTAAAGTTTGACAAAGAGGGAACAAAAAAGTTTGCAGAAGGGACAAAAAAATATTTAGGTCAAAACATAGGAATTTATCTTGATGGGAAGCTTATATCAAATCCTGTTGTTCGGTCAGAGATTGACAATGGCGAGGCTGTAATTGAAGGTATGAAAGATTTGGAAGAGGCTAAAACACTTGCTCAGCAGATAAAAGCTGGTGCTCTTCCATTTGCTTTGAATGTGATAGAAAGCAAGGCAATAGGACCTTCGCTTGGAAACGAGGCTTTCAAATCAACCTTAAAGGCTGGAATTATTGGAATCTTGCTTGTGTTCCTGTTCATGATAATTTTCTATAGACTGCCAGGGCTTGTTGCAGATATAGCTTTAGTTGCTTATATAGTTATTCTGGTTGCAATTGTGGGGTATGCAAAGATAACTTTGACCCTCCCTGGTATAGCAGGTATAATCCTGTCTGCCGGCATGGCAGTTGACGCGAATATCTTAATCTTTGCAAGGTTGAAAGAGGAATTAAGAAGTGGAAAAACTTTAAGGGCTGCTATGGATGCAGGTTTTAGGCGGGCACTAAATGCTGTTATTGACTCTAACGTGACAACAATAATAGCAGGAATTGTTCTTTTGTTCTTGGGAACAGGTCCTATTAAAGGTTTTGCGTGGACGCTCACCATAGGTATTGTGGTATCGTTCTTCACAGCAATCACCGTTACAAGATTTTTACTTACTTCAATTATAAATACAGGACTCTTCAAAGATATCAGGTGGTATGGCGGTAAGAAAACCAGGGAGGAGGATGTTTAA
- the secF gene encoding protein translocase subunit SecF has product MTKIDFMGKRKYFYIVSILIMVIGLISYFVQGFNYDIDFTGGTVLEINLHKVPSAAEIADLEKLTKQITGTQTPIVRKVEDGKKIMINAHEVHGKNKTELSKETRDKLFEEIAKRYNLKKEDLISYQNVGATISSELKSQAIWAVVIASILMLIYIAIRFEFRFGTTAVAALIHDLLIVLTVYTLFKIPLNSTFIAAILTVLGYSINDTIVVFDRIRENRRIAGKMELKDLVNLSMNQTIGRSIATAMSVIIVLVVLYIMGVQSIKEFTFPLLIGVISGTYSSIFIATALWFDWELSTRKKKLQAKPKRA; this is encoded by the coding sequence ATGACCAAGATTGATTTCATGGGGAAAAGAAAGTACTTTTATATAGTTTCAATTTTAATTATGGTAATTGGGTTGATTTCGTATTTTGTCCAAGGTTTTAACTATGACATAGACTTTACTGGTGGTACAGTTTTGGAGATAAACCTTCATAAAGTTCCAAGCGCTGCTGAGATTGCTGATTTGGAGAAGTTGACAAAACAGATTACAGGAACACAGACACCTATTGTGAGAAAAGTTGAAGATGGTAAAAAGATAATGATAAACGCACATGAGGTTCACGGCAAAAACAAGACAGAGCTTTCAAAGGAGACAAGAGACAAGCTCTTTGAGGAGATTGCTAAAAGATATAATCTGAAAAAAGAGGATTTAATATCTTATCAGAATGTAGGAGCTACTATTTCATCTGAATTAAAATCTCAGGCTATTTGGGCGGTTGTGATTGCATCAATTTTGATGCTCATTTATATTGCTATCAGATTTGAGTTCAGGTTTGGTACAACTGCTGTAGCAGCACTGATTCATGACCTGCTGATTGTGTTGACTGTATATACTCTCTTTAAGATTCCACTTAATTCCACTTTTATAGCGGCAATTCTTACTGTCCTTGGTTATTCTATAAACGATACCATTGTTGTGTTTGACAGAATAAGAGAGAACAGAAGAATCGCTGGAAAGATGGAACTCAAAGATCTTGTAAACCTTAGCATGAACCAAACGATAGGAAGGTCAATTGCAACAGCAATGAGTGTCATTATAGTTCTTGTCGTTCTGTATATCATGGGTGTTCAGTCAATAAAGGAATTTACGTTCCCTCTTTTGATTGGTGTTATATCAGGTACTTATTCGTCCATATTTATAGCAACTGCGCTGTGGTTTGACTGGGAGCTCAGCACAAGAAAGAAAAAACTTCAAGCAAAGCCGAAAAGAGCATAA